In Candidatus Methylacidiphilales bacterium, the following are encoded in one genomic region:
- the fabD gene encoding ACP S-malonyltransferase, protein MLIKRAILFAGQGAQKVGMGADLYHRMPSIRALYEQADQILGYSISKISFEGPEGLLTQTAHCQPALYLHGYALHSLLVQRLPSLIITAYAGLSLGEYTAHAAAGTFSFSQGLRLVRSRAEFMQKACEATHGGMTALIGADEETARKIADQAGVDVANFNAPGQIVLSGESNRMQLLPSLAQQYGIKRVIPLNVAGAYHSRLMQSAQDALAPFIDEAQIEVPRVPVWANVHAQPVNTPSEIRQTLKQQITGSVKWEQTIRNLIQSGVQEFIELGPGGVLAGFCKRINPEVSCRSVATLEELERLIETISQ, encoded by the coding sequence ATGTTAATCAAACGGGCGATCCTCTTTGCTGGCCAAGGCGCTCAAAAAGTAGGGATGGGAGCAGATCTGTATCATCGCATGCCTTCCATTCGCGCTCTTTATGAGCAGGCTGATCAAATTTTAGGATATTCGATTTCCAAAATCTCATTTGAAGGTCCAGAGGGACTACTCACTCAGACGGCGCACTGTCAACCTGCGTTATACCTACACGGTTACGCCTTACATTCGCTTCTCGTCCAAAGGCTGCCGTCCCTGATTATAACTGCCTATGCAGGACTATCACTGGGTGAATACACTGCGCATGCTGCGGCAGGCACTTTTTCTTTTTCTCAAGGGCTTCGGCTAGTTCGTAGTCGTGCTGAGTTTATGCAAAAGGCTTGCGAGGCAACTCACGGTGGGATGACTGCTCTCATTGGCGCAGATGAAGAGACCGCACGAAAAATCGCTGACCAAGCTGGTGTAGATGTTGCTAATTTCAATGCTCCAGGGCAAATCGTTCTTTCGGGTGAAAGCAACCGTATGCAATTACTCCCTTCCTTAGCACAGCAATATGGCATCAAGCGTGTCATTCCTCTCAACGTAGCAGGAGCTTATCACTCCCGTCTGATGCAATCAGCGCAAGATGCCTTGGCTCCATTTATTGATGAGGCACAAATCGAAGTGCCTAGAGTCCCCGTATGGGCTAACGTGCATGCACAACCTGTAAACACTCCCTCTGAAATTCGTCAGACTCTCAAACAACAAATCACAGGGTCGGTCAAATGGGAGCAAACCATTCGTAATCTCATTCAATCCGGTGTCCAGGAATTTATCGAGCTTGGGCCAGGCGGTGTGCTAGCTGGTTTTTGCAAGCGCATCAATCCTGAAGTCTCGTGCCGGAGCGTTGCAACGCTTGAAGAGCTTGAGAGATTGATCGAAACTATATCTCAATAA
- a CDS encoding biopolymer transporter ExbD, with protein sequence MKRFSSRSGYTSMAELNVTPMIDLAFTLLIIFIITTPLLEQTIPLQLPVATIQPDSQPAPEAPPKTIHLDLQGIIYAENRPVTPSQLEDILIEWKNSDPQVAVVLRADKDTRYQQIVDILDALKNANIKRFGLVHTQK encoded by the coding sequence ATGAAACGTTTCTCCTCCCGCAGCGGCTACACTAGCATGGCCGAGCTTAACGTCACCCCGATGATCGACCTCGCCTTCACCCTCCTCATCATCTTCATCATCACCACCCCGCTGCTCGAGCAGACCATCCCCCTTCAACTTCCTGTCGCCACGATCCAGCCCGATTCCCAACCCGCGCCAGAAGCCCCACCCAAGACGATCCATCTCGACCTCCAAGGCATCATCTACGCCGAAAATCGCCCAGTCACCCCCTCCCAGCTTGAAGACATCTTGATCGAATGGAAAAACTCAGATCCCCAAGTTGCCGTCGTCCTACGAGCCGACAAAGACACCCGCTACCAGCAAATCGTTGATATCCTCGACGCCCTCAAAAACGCCAACATCAAGCGCTTCGGCCTCGTTCATACCCAGAAATAA
- a CDS encoding MFS transporter encodes MSFLKGLRSVLHVSVIVAALGYFVDIYDLLLFSIVRVPSLRDIGLSESEIATQGLWLLNLQMAGMLIGGILFGIMGDRKGRLKILFGSILLYSVANFANAFVHDVTTYAVLRFIAGIGLAGELGAGITLVSEVLSKELRGYGTMLIASVGVSGAVLAYYVAEHFDWRTAYVVGGVLGFLLLLLRIHVHESGMFKALEAQEQRASVGISRGNFFALFTDKSRFQRLTFCTLIGLPVWYVVGILITLSPEMARALGVQGTVSAGKAVLLCYTGLIFGDFCSGTLSQILQTRKRVISIFVGLTAAAVASYFLLPWRSLKIEVFYGVCFALGFSIGFWAVFVTVAAEHFGTNLRATVATSVPNFARGLLVPMSAIFSLIKSSTDILTAGWMLGLIVIPITFTAIYFLEETYGKDLNFVEK; translated from the coding sequence ATGAGTTTTTTAAAGGGGCTACGTTCGGTCCTCCATGTGAGCGTGATCGTCGCAGCGCTGGGGTATTTTGTCGACATTTACGATCTCTTGCTTTTCAGCATTGTGCGAGTGCCCAGCTTGCGGGATATCGGCCTCTCTGAGAGTGAAATTGCGACACAAGGCTTATGGCTCTTGAACTTACAGATGGCTGGCATGCTCATAGGGGGGATCCTTTTTGGAATCATGGGAGATCGCAAGGGGAGGCTTAAAATACTATTCGGATCGATACTACTCTATTCGGTGGCAAACTTCGCTAATGCCTTTGTGCACGATGTGACCACCTATGCCGTTTTGCGTTTTATCGCTGGCATAGGCCTAGCAGGTGAGTTGGGTGCTGGAATCACTTTGGTGAGCGAAGTGTTAAGCAAAGAACTAAGAGGTTATGGAACGATGCTCATAGCCTCGGTGGGAGTGAGTGGAGCAGTGTTGGCCTACTACGTTGCAGAGCACTTTGATTGGAGAACTGCTTATGTTGTGGGTGGAGTGTTAGGATTTCTATTGCTGCTTTTAAGAATCCACGTGCACGAGTCAGGGATGTTCAAAGCTTTGGAGGCTCAAGAGCAGCGCGCCTCAGTAGGGATCTCTCGAGGTAACTTCTTTGCTCTTTTCACAGACAAAAGCCGCTTTCAACGCCTTACCTTCTGCACTCTGATCGGCTTACCTGTCTGGTATGTTGTAGGAATTTTAATAACACTTTCACCCGAGATGGCGCGCGCGTTGGGCGTCCAAGGAACAGTCAGCGCAGGCAAGGCCGTCCTTCTCTGTTACACAGGTCTGATATTTGGAGACTTCTGCAGCGGCACGTTAAGCCAAATCTTACAGACACGAAAACGTGTCATCAGCATCTTTGTAGGATTGACAGCAGCCGCTGTGGCCAGTTATTTCCTGCTACCGTGGCGAAGCTTAAAGATTGAGGTGTTCTATGGAGTCTGCTTTGCCCTAGGGTTCTCGATAGGATTTTGGGCCGTATTTGTAACAGTAGCCGCTGAACATTTTGGCACCAATCTTCGTGCTACCGTCGCCACAAGTGTGCCCAACTTCGCTCGTGGCCTCCTTGTCCCCATGAGTGCCATCTTTTCCCTCATCAAATCCTCCACCGACATCCTTACAGCCGGCTGGATGCTGGGGCTAATCGTAATCCCTATCACATTTACTGCCATATACTTCTTAGAGGAAACCTATGGGAAAGACCTCAATTTCGTCGAGAAATAA
- a CDS encoding MotA/TolQ/ExbB proton channel family protein, with product MIPCSLLALAVGQGDGFIFAIRESNVAGKIILIILFIGSLISWSVIISKWYQLHQAKNKNAQFLQALRSDRNPLHLYLKKIYFLRSPLYALYATGCKELLYHMQYTDRSPDPPGPHPFIPRKITSTAMSAVRSALEREVGEQALQLESQMVALAIAVSGAPFLGLLGTVWGVMDTFSSIALAGKAHLATMAPGVSGALVTTVTGLMVAIPAMFGYNYLVVTVRAHTVQLDNFAAELISIFEHYYLDTRH from the coding sequence ATGATCCCCTGTTCCCTCCTCGCACTAGCCGTGGGACAAGGCGACGGCTTCATCTTTGCCATACGTGAATCTAATGTCGCTGGCAAAATCATCCTCATCATCCTTTTCATCGGCTCACTCATCAGCTGGTCTGTGATCATTTCAAAGTGGTATCAACTCCACCAAGCCAAAAACAAAAATGCCCAATTCCTCCAAGCCCTCCGTTCCGACCGCAACCCCCTTCATCTCTACCTCAAAAAAATTTACTTCCTCCGCTCCCCCCTCTACGCCCTCTACGCCACAGGATGTAAAGAACTCCTCTACCACATGCAATACACAGACCGCTCTCCTGATCCCCCAGGCCCACATCCCTTTATCCCTCGAAAAATCACCTCCACCGCCATGAGCGCCGTTCGCTCCGCTCTCGAGCGCGAAGTCGGCGAACAAGCCCTCCAACTCGAAAGCCAAATGGTCGCCCTAGCTATCGCAGTCAGCGGCGCTCCATTCCTCGGTCTCCTCGGCACAGTCTGGGGGGTCATGGATACCTTCTCATCCATCGCCCTCGCAGGCAAAGCCCATCTCGCCACGATGGCTCCAGGCGTATCTGGGGCACTCGTCACAACCGTCACCGGCCTCATGGTCGCAATCCCAGCCATGTTCGGCTACAACTACCTCGTCGTTACTGTCCGTGCTCACACCGTGCAGCTCGATAACTTCGCAGCCGAGCTCATCTCCATTTTTGAGCACTACTATCTCGACACTCGCCACTAA
- a CDS encoding thioredoxin family protein, protein MKISSSLFSTIVFLLGLTCCNQPTPPATPFPSTTTSTENTEPLNSSPSPSPNQPSPNETSNEEINEALINAESPIEDFAEEAAEPPLPSTTTTEPKTNSTERHKLNKILDFNQALQAAQSNGKPILLDFTGSDWCPPCIRMEREVFSTPTFAEFANQNLNFVYVDFPRRKKIDPAQVQHNSALAEKFNIQGYPTLILLDKNGKELSRIEEYLPGGPKRIIDWIQKTTSQ, encoded by the coding sequence ATGAAAATCTCATCCTCACTATTCTCCACAATAGTCTTTTTACTTGGTCTCACCTGCTGTAACCAACCTACCCCCCCTGCCACGCCTTTCCCATCAACCACCACAAGCACTGAAAACACCGAACCACTAAACTCTTCCCCATCACCTTCCCCAAATCAACCATCACCTAACGAAACGTCCAACGAGGAGATCAATGAAGCCCTAATAAACGCCGAGTCCCCCATAGAAGACTTCGCCGAGGAGGCTGCCGAACCCCCCCTTCCCTCTACCACAACCACCGAGCCTAAAACCAACTCCACAGAGAGACATAAACTTAACAAAATCCTCGACTTCAACCAAGCCCTTCAGGCCGCCCAAAGCAACGGAAAACCCATCCTACTCGACTTCACCGGATCCGATTGGTGCCCGCCCTGCATCCGAATGGAGCGCGAAGTCTTTAGCACGCCCACTTTCGCCGAATTCGCCAACCAAAATCTCAACTTCGTCTATGTCGATTTTCCACGTCGCAAAAAAATAGACCCCGCACAAGTTCAGCACAACTCCGCCCTAGCTGAAAAATTCAACATCCAAGGCTACCCCACCCTCATCCTTCTAGATAAAAACGGCAAAGAACTCTCCCGCATCGAAGAATACCTCCCTGGCGGCCCCAAGCGTATCATCGATTGGATCCAAAAAACTACTTCGCAATAA
- a CDS encoding TonB C-terminal domain-containing protein has translation MLPPHRSHPTSPALPRLSESSAPTPTPSPDIEKLSPPPPPPVRKLPTFTLVLILHLAALALLFWATKPKADHSTVHIMELIQPPSPPESPEPEPELPSPPAESTPHPLPTPPPPPPQPTLPPPPPPPPTPAPMSPQLINNQPSKTETKSQLPTPLSQKPESKPKPKPSPSPSLPPKPAPKPLPKPEKPKIEISKEIVKRSAPPKKSPQPQTSKTKKKSEPSTPSSSRISTSSTPAPSSKKPDFTPYYELIRERMNRFWRQPVQFAHLDPKAIIRIQLDSTGKILSASLEESSGIPEFDESALEAAREAGEIGAARPVGMPEFVTITFRLDPKE, from the coding sequence ATGTTGCCACCTCACCGCTCCCATCCCACTTCTCCAGCCCTCCCCAGGCTCTCAGAATCATCCGCCCCTACCCCAACGCCTTCACCAGACATAGAAAAACTCTCTCCACCCCCGCCTCCGCCCGTTCGTAAACTCCCCACATTCACCCTCGTCTTAATCCTCCACCTAGCCGCGCTCGCCCTCCTCTTCTGGGCCACAAAACCCAAAGCCGATCACTCCACTGTCCACATCATGGAGCTCATTCAGCCTCCAAGCCCGCCCGAGTCTCCTGAGCCTGAACCCGAGCTACCCTCGCCCCCAGCCGAATCGACCCCCCACCCATTACCTACGCCTCCTCCGCCACCACCACAGCCTACTCTTCCTCCCCCACCTCCCCCACCTCCCACCCCAGCCCCTATGTCTCCACAACTCATAAACAATCAGCCTTCTAAGACTGAGACTAAATCTCAACTACCAACTCCTCTATCTCAAAAACCCGAGTCCAAACCTAAGCCTAAACCCTCTCCCTCTCCCTCTCTTCCTCCTAAGCCTGCTCCCAAGCCCCTACCCAAGCCCGAAAAACCAAAAATCGAAATATCAAAAGAAATCGTCAAGAGAAGCGCTCCCCCCAAAAAATCTCCTCAACCTCAAACCTCCAAGACCAAAAAGAAGTCAGAACCCTCAACCCCTTCCTCCTCACGCATCTCGACTTCCAGCACCCCAGCCCCTTCCTCAAAGAAACCCGATTTCACCCCCTACTACGAGCTGATTCGTGAACGAATGAACCGATTCTGGCGACAACCCGTCCAATTCGCACACCTCGACCCCAAAGCCATCATCCGCATACAACTCGATTCCACAGGAAAAATTCTTTCAGCCTCTCTGGAAGAATCCTCAGGCATCCCTGAATTCGATGAAAGCGCTCTCGAGGCCGCTCGCGAAGCCGGTGAAATCGGGGCTGCACGACCAGTAGGAATGCCAGAATTTGTGACAATTACGTTTCGCCTGGATCCAAAGGAATAA
- a CDS encoding acyloxyacyl hydrolase, whose amino-acid sequence MPFAKTSLILLILFTVSSPFTEARQVRQNGLSEPYKDKASQEARRQMASTRVDTVQLNKKTANVKPTRSLRPRGRYEKGRMAISWQGSYMDYLPFWRNEFDYTIAPQMLTFHYQVDEVSGAWWRGNTEVTASLVFAPILRGIESRWLGFMIGTRYNFVRENWFVVPYLEGRFGVGAIDSRGEIRAQGQDLTVSWHVGAGVRYDFNENLAVTLGASYYHISGAWLTEPEHPNHGIDVGGPTLGLLWGF is encoded by the coding sequence GTGCCTTTTGCGAAAACCTCATTAATTCTCCTCATCCTTTTCACGGTATCATCTCCCTTCACCGAAGCCCGACAAGTCCGACAAAACGGCCTTTCAGAGCCATACAAAGACAAAGCCTCACAAGAGGCAAGACGCCAAATGGCTTCGACACGAGTAGATACCGTCCAGCTCAATAAAAAGACGGCAAATGTTAAACCAACTCGTTCCCTCCGTCCGCGCGGCCGCTATGAAAAGGGCCGCATGGCGATTTCATGGCAAGGGAGCTACATGGATTATCTTCCTTTTTGGAGAAATGAGTTTGACTACACGATTGCGCCGCAAATGTTAACTTTTCACTATCAAGTGGACGAAGTCAGTGGGGCGTGGTGGCGTGGTAATACTGAGGTGACAGCTTCGCTGGTTTTTGCCCCGATTCTTAGAGGCATTGAAAGTCGATGGCTTGGTTTTATGATCGGCACGCGGTATAACTTCGTCCGAGAAAATTGGTTTGTGGTGCCTTATCTTGAGGGACGATTTGGAGTCGGAGCGATCGACTCGCGCGGTGAAATTCGTGCGCAGGGGCAGGATCTTACGGTGAGTTGGCACGTCGGCGCTGGTGTGCGTTATGACTTCAACGAAAATTTAGCGGTTACGCTGGGTGCCTCTTATTATCATATTTCGGGAGCGTGGTTGACTGAACCTGAGCATCCCAATCATGGGATAGACGTCGGTGGGCCTACGCTAGGGCTTCTGTGGGGTTTCTGA